A single Arachidicoccus sp. BS20 DNA region contains:
- a CDS encoding IPT/TIG domain-containing protein — protein sequence MSHLCVLLLLLTTGFISCKKGSTATDDSQAYNPSEEVVVSDFFPKTGGSGQQLVIYGKNFGDDKSIVSVKIGGVDATVITVHDDAIYCLVPNKGYTGEIEVNVGEETNQQTAMANEAFDYQRRMVVTTLAGKKDERGNYDIKDGTFADCGGFQNPTWLTFDPKNPNLLYMGQDGSDIRLLNFKDSTVTTPITRGMGGWSRIRTIAFTLDKNYMIIANDQGDVNGISTSILSRANNFKDPQVLTSYRQCNGASVHPVNGELYFNSFEKGQFYRFDLNRYFENHDLGIKDYQLLYLIQDNGWEFQIDIAPTGDYAYIVVINQNYILRTDYDWNSKTFLQPYVVCGEARAGNAWVDGVGTSARLAGPYQGVFVKNPDYAGKKDEYDFYFTEQSNNDIRILTPEGKVTTFAGRGSPSLDNDTKGLVDGGLRTEARFFTPRGLAYDSTNQVFYVGDCDNHCIRKISLEN from the coding sequence ATGTCTCATCTGTGTGTTTTACTCCTCTTGCTGACTACCGGTTTTATAAGTTGTAAAAAAGGCTCAACAGCTACCGACGATTCTCAAGCATACAACCCGTCGGAAGAAGTCGTGGTATCGGATTTCTTCCCGAAAACGGGCGGCAGCGGGCAGCAGTTGGTCATTTACGGGAAAAATTTCGGCGACGACAAGTCCATCGTTTCTGTCAAAATAGGCGGCGTGGACGCTACGGTAATTACGGTGCATGACGATGCGATATACTGTTTGGTCCCCAACAAAGGATACACGGGAGAAATAGAAGTGAATGTTGGAGAGGAAACCAATCAGCAGACTGCCATGGCAAATGAAGCATTCGATTACCAGCGAAGAATGGTGGTAACTACGCTGGCGGGTAAAAAGGATGAAAGAGGCAATTACGATATAAAGGACGGCACTTTTGCCGATTGCGGCGGCTTCCAAAATCCTACTTGGCTGACTTTCGATCCTAAGAACCCCAATTTATTATATATGGGGCAGGACGGCAGCGACATAAGGCTGCTGAATTTCAAAGACAGTACCGTAACCACGCCCATTACAAGAGGCATGGGCGGCTGGAGTCGTATCAGAACCATCGCTTTTACGCTGGATAAAAACTACATGATTATTGCCAATGACCAGGGAGATGTGAATGGCATAAGCACTTCTATATTGTCCCGGGCAAATAATTTTAAAGACCCCCAGGTACTTACCTCATATAGGCAATGCAACGGCGCATCTGTGCACCCCGTAAACGGAGAATTGTATTTTAACAGTTTTGAAAAGGGGCAGTTTTACCGGTTTGACTTGAACCGCTATTTTGAAAACCATGATTTGGGTATCAAAGATTACCAACTGTTATACTTGATTCAGGATAATGGGTGGGAGTTTCAAATCGACATTGCACCCACCGGCGATTACGCCTACATCGTAGTCATTAATCAGAACTATATATTAAGAACCGATTATGACTGGAACAGCAAAACCTTTCTGCAACCCTACGTGGTTTGCGGCGAGGCGAGGGCAGGTAATGCCTGGGTGGACGGCGTAGGCACATCGGCAAGATTGGCCGGTCCCTATCAGGGCGTATTTGTCAAAAATCCCGATTATGCGGGCAAGAAGGATGAGTACGATTTTTACTTTACCGAGCAAAGCAATAATGATATCCGTATCCTCACGCCCGAAGGAAAAGTTACCACTTTTGCCGGCAGGGGCAGCCCAAGCCTTGATAATGATACGAAAGGCTTGGTTGACGGCGGGCTTCGTACGGAGGCAAGATTTTTCACACCGAGAGGTTTAGCTTATGACTCGACAAACCAGGTGTTTTATGTAGGCGATTGCGACAATCATTGTATCCGAAAAATTTCATTAGAAAACTAA